Proteins encoded within one genomic window of Methanosarcina barkeri str. Wiesmoor:
- a CDS encoding McrB family protein, giving the protein MREDEIKKGIQLICDTSKEISRLYEDKNALINKLNSLSKEDLALLEYEYRSKSGPVTDLRKDVLKYLLDGNKLDEKAFDEFILKHRTGNEEKFIAYQKPFSIFHPFITSYGHKPLREFVQQFIDEIIERLQLKGLVNQKYVDFQGARYLGTNRSWFAIYNSKHKSQSTAIQLFVDLQDGKIEYGVYRYPNEYIKGPVKRDSTTFDFESLISFFDENKELILKDYPDTEKVLTALPTGENKQGVLTIPLAGNKLYKISHGEFKAKKHANILNTFKQNHWVGLHENTGKRQGERFKNDLRLGDYLYITVGADELFAIAKIKSDSWEYVPESIVFESGWIYREVEYVKYAIKTDPHELKKLKKHFYPSANSTLFEITSDNLNEANENLFKPYFGVEFVSDKTDPEIEDENAANIPEKFPRNIILYGPPGTGKTYNTIDLAVEIITENEASHQENKKRFDVLREEGQIEFITFHQNYSYEDFMIGIRPDLSETSTLKFRRREGVFYKICKRAEQNYLQSQNKENTPEPLKKYVLIIDEINRANISKVFGELITLLEEDKRLGAKNELRVSIPGEETDFGVPPNLYVIGTMNTADKSIAMIDIALRRRFEFRGYFPDYDKVDELSGKILKHINKQIYERKKSADYLIGHGYFMNGDKTPETFKVIENKVIPLLMEYFSGKTDVVEEIFKGSEWAVKYDTEKYCWQIKPVN; this is encoded by the coding sequence ATGAGAGAAGACGAAATCAAAAAGGGTATTCAGTTAATTTGTGATACGTCTAAAGAGATATCAAGACTTTATGAGGATAAAAATGCCTTAATTAATAAACTCAATAGTCTATCTAAAGAAGACCTGGCTCTATTAGAATATGAGTACAGATCAAAATCAGGGCCAGTTACAGATCTACGTAAAGATGTGTTAAAATATCTGCTCGATGGGAATAAACTGGATGAAAAGGCATTTGATGAATTTATTCTTAAGCATCGTACTGGAAATGAGGAAAAATTTATAGCGTATCAAAAGCCGTTTTCTATCTTTCATCCATTCATCACTTCTTACGGGCACAAACCACTCAGAGAATTTGTACAACAATTCATAGATGAGATAATTGAAAGATTACAGTTAAAAGGACTAGTTAATCAAAAGTATGTCGACTTTCAAGGTGCTAGATATTTAGGAACCAACAGATCATGGTTTGCAATTTATAACAGTAAACATAAATCCCAATCTACAGCAATACAGCTTTTTGTTGATCTTCAGGATGGTAAGATTGAGTATGGTGTTTATCGTTACCCGAATGAGTATATAAAAGGACCAGTAAAAAGAGATTCTACCACTTTTGATTTTGAATCATTAATTTCCTTTTTTGACGAAAATAAAGAATTGATCCTGAAAGACTACCCTGACACAGAAAAAGTATTAACTGCTCTGCCAACAGGTGAAAATAAGCAAGGCGTTTTAACTATTCCGTTAGCAGGTAATAAGCTGTATAAAATATCACATGGGGAATTTAAAGCTAAAAAACATGCAAATATTCTCAACACATTTAAACAAAATCACTGGGTTGGTCTTCATGAAAATACCGGAAAAAGGCAGGGTGAGCGATTTAAAAATGACCTGCGGCTGGGTGACTATTTATATATCACTGTAGGTGCTGATGAACTTTTTGCGATAGCAAAAATCAAATCCGATTCATGGGAATATGTTCCAGAGAGTATTGTATTTGAGAGTGGTTGGATCTACCGAGAAGTAGAATATGTTAAATATGCAATAAAAACAGACCCTCATGAATTAAAAAAACTAAAAAAACATTTCTATCCTAGCGCAAACAGTACTTTGTTTGAGATTACTTCTGACAACCTCAATGAAGCAAATGAGAATCTTTTTAAGCCTTATTTTGGAGTTGAATTTGTTTCGGATAAAACAGATCCTGAAATAGAAGATGAAAACGCGGCAAACATTCCGGAAAAGTTCCCCCGCAACATCATATTATATGGACCTCCTGGCACTGGAAAGACATACAATACAATTGACCTAGCGGTTGAAATTATAACAGAAAATGAAGCCAGTCATCAGGAAAACAAAAAAAGATTTGATGTTCTGAGAGAAGAAGGGCAGATTGAGTTTATTACTTTCCATCAAAACTATAGCTACGAAGACTTTATGATTGGGATTCGGCCTGACCTAAGTGAAACTTCAACCTTAAAATTCAGGCGTAGAGAAGGTGTATTTTATAAGATTTGTAAAAGGGCAGAGCAGAATTATTTGCAATCACAGAATAAAGAAAACACACCTGAACCTCTTAAAAAATACGTGCTCATCATTGACGAAATCAACAGAGCCAATATTTCTAAAGTATTTGGTGAGCTTATTACACTGTTAGAAGAAGATAAGCGTCTGGGAGCTAAAAACGAACTTAGAGTCAGTATTCCTGGCGAAGAAACTGATTTTGGAGTCCCGCCTAATCTTTACGTCATCGGAACCATGAATACCGCCGACAAATCGATAGCAATGATTGATATCGCATTGCGAAGGCGCTTTGAGTTCAGAGGCTATTTCCCTGATTACGACAAAGTAGATGAGCTTAGTGGGAAGATCCTGAAGCATATAAATAAACAAATATACGAGCGAAAAAAATCTGCTGATTATTTAATTGGCCACGGGTATTTCATGAACGGGGACAAAACTCCAGAAACCTTTAAAGTGATTGAGAATAAGGTGATACCCTTGCTAATGGAGTATTTTTCTGGCAAAACCGATGTTGTTGAAGAAATATTCAAGGGAAGCGAATGGGCAGTAAAATACGATACTGAGAAGTATTGTTGGCAAATCAAACCAGTAAATTAA
- a CDS encoding restriction endonuclease subunit S has product MKKIKPIIEEEIAEYPNLPNDWQWTRLGEIADNIQYGYTESSSDEPIGPKFLRITDIQNNEVNWKSVPYCEIDNTKKQNYLLKDGDLVFARTGATVGKSYLLKGDFPESVFASYLIRVRLLEEISESFVYNFFQSLTYWKQITEGQVGIGQPNVNGTKLSLLIVPVAPLLEQRAIVSKIEQLFSELDNGISNLKLAQEQLKVYRQAVLKKAFEGKLTKKWREENPDVEDSKYVLNKIKNQISTQKKTKEIQDIQYGEVPYELPFKWNWVSLSDVSISITDGDHQAPPKADSGVPFIVISNISSGKLDMSETMYVPEKYYENLAAKRKPQPRDILYSVTGSYGIPILISENYRFCFQRHIALIRPHMEISSKYLYYILKSPFVYKQATKVATGTAQLTVPLSGLRTIKVPIPPIAEQQAIVQEIETRLSVCEKIEQDIKDNLERAEALRQSILKKAFEGKLLNEKELAEVRGAEDWEPAEVLLERIKAEKARK; this is encoded by the coding sequence GTGAAAAAGATTAAACCTATTATTGAAGAGGAAATAGCTGAATACCCGAATTTGCCAAATGATTGGCAATGGACTCGCTTGGGAGAAATCGCAGATAACATCCAGTACGGTTACACGGAGTCTTCTTCTGACGAACCCATTGGACCTAAATTTTTAAGAATTACTGATATCCAAAATAATGAAGTGAATTGGAAATCTGTCCCTTATTGTGAAATCGATAATACAAAAAAACAAAATTATTTGCTAAAAGATGGGGATTTAGTTTTTGCAAGGACAGGAGCAACAGTTGGAAAAAGTTATTTACTCAAAGGAGATTTCCCTGAAAGTGTTTTTGCATCATATTTAATCAGGGTTAGATTATTGGAAGAAATTTCCGAATCATTTGTGTACAACTTTTTTCAAAGTTTAACTTACTGGAAGCAGATCACTGAAGGTCAAGTTGGTATTGGGCAACCGAATGTAAATGGAACAAAACTATCTTTGCTTATTGTTCCTGTTGCTCCTCTTCTCGAACAACGCGCCATAGTCTCAAAAATCGAGCAACTCTTCAGCGAACTGGATAATGGCATTTCTAACCTCAAACTGGCACAGGAACAGCTCAAAGTTTATCGGCAGGCGGTGCTGAAGAAAGCATTTGAAGGAAAGCTTACGAAAAAATGGCGAGAGGAAAATCCTGATGTTGAAGATTCAAAATATGTTTTGAATAAAATTAAAAACCAAATATCTACTCAAAAAAAGACTAAAGAAATTCAAGATATCCAATATGGAGAAGTACCATATGAATTACCATTTAAGTGGAACTGGGTATCTCTAAGCGATGTATCAATATCGATTACAGATGGAGATCATCAGGCTCCCCCTAAAGCCGATTCAGGTGTTCCTTTTATTGTAATCTCAAATATAAGTTCAGGAAAACTAGACATGTCTGAAACGATGTATGTTCCTGAAAAATATTACGAAAATCTTGCAGCAAAAAGAAAGCCACAACCAAGAGATATTTTATATTCGGTAACGGGTTCATATGGCATACCGATATTAATATCAGAAAATTATAGATTCTGTTTTCAGCGTCATATTGCTCTCATTCGTCCTCATATGGAAATTTCCTCTAAGTACCTATATTATATTTTGAAATCTCCTTTTGTTTATAAACAAGCAACAAAAGTTGCTACAGGAACTGCTCAATTAACTGTGCCGCTTTCAGGTCTTCGAACAATAAAAGTTCCCATTCCTCCAATCGCCGAACAACAAGCCATCGTCCAGGAAATCGAAACCCGCCTTTCAGTCTGCGAGAAGATAGAACAGGACATTAAAGATAATCTGGAAAGAGCCGAAGCACTACGGCAGAGTATTTTGAAAAAAGCGTTTGAAGGGAAGTTGCTTAATGAAAAAGAGCTGGCAGAGGTTCGAGGGGCAGAGGATTGGGAGCCGGCTGAGGTTTTGCTTGAAAGAATAAAGGCAGAAAAAGCGAGAAAATAA
- a CDS encoding Fic family protein, which yields MNALLKYCIEPRSREEIQNFMGLKDRKHLRLEILNPLIQEGKLLLTIPEKPTSPNQKYYSKSKGSKNV from the coding sequence ATCAATGCACTATTAAAATATTGTATAGAACCAAGAAGCAGAGAGGAAATTCAAAACTTTATGGGATTAAAAGATAGAAAACATCTTAGATTAGAAATCTTAAATCCACTTATTCAAGAAGGAAAACTCTTACTCACAATCCCTGAAAAACCAACCAGTCCTAACCAAAAATATTATTCCAAATCCAAAGGTTCAAAAAATGTCTGA
- a CDS encoding McrC family protein, whose amino-acid sequence MNTTFEYGEQFEVDDRKGLESYLCFLWQEYKNIWPSPPENESENENTDLGPGSKYQPFLSFDGKMARARNYIGFINFENFNIEIYPKIFQNGHEISKELNEPKISKELMHRHLFYWLSYCKKVKFPFNQAFLDKFELELPELLIYLFARQIHEVISTRPFSAYEEVQEALFTPRGRINFDRYVTRISYGNCHLIDCDYEPFVFDNLLNRIIKYCTRLLLSKASIIETQRILNEIIFMLEDVDDQVCFAQQLQTLRIPSIYSDYEEIIQICGMILENQAYSCAEYEMKNWSLLLPMEYIFEDFIAGYVQKYFSGTFKVEPQKSDLYLHTNPNTFNLQHDILLTNKKTGEQIIIDTKYKPRWNLEKSDSKKGIAQSDMYQMISYAYRRGTNKVLLIYPNTSNELAEDHTFLINKGTKDETINIKAIDVPFWSITGHPYVEEKLKIKLRDVLFNEL is encoded by the coding sequence ATGAATACTACATTCGAATATGGCGAACAATTTGAAGTTGATGACCGCAAAGGCCTTGAATCGTATTTATGCTTTTTATGGCAAGAGTATAAAAATATTTGGCCATCTCCGCCCGAAAATGAAAGTGAAAATGAAAATACAGATTTGGGGCCAGGTTCAAAATATCAGCCTTTCCTAAGTTTTGATGGGAAAATGGCCAGGGCAAGGAATTACATTGGTTTCATTAATTTTGAAAATTTTAATATAGAGATCTATCCCAAGATTTTTCAAAATGGACATGAAATAAGTAAAGAGCTAAATGAACCTAAAATAAGTAAAGAGCTAATGCATCGTCATTTATTTTACTGGCTAAGTTATTGCAAAAAAGTAAAATTCCCATTTAATCAGGCATTTCTGGATAAGTTTGAACTCGAATTACCTGAACTGCTTATATATTTATTCGCAAGACAGATACATGAAGTCATCAGCACTCGACCTTTTTCTGCTTATGAAGAAGTACAGGAAGCTCTGTTTACACCCAGAGGAAGAATAAATTTTGATCGTTATGTAACCAGAATCTCCTATGGAAATTGTCACCTGATTGATTGCGACTACGAACCATTTGTATTTGACAATTTATTGAACCGCATAATCAAATACTGTACTCGATTACTGCTTTCCAAAGCAAGTATCATTGAAACACAAAGAATTCTGAATGAAATCATATTCATGCTGGAAGATGTAGACGATCAGGTTTGTTTTGCACAACAGCTTCAGACTCTCCGGATACCCTCAATATACAGTGATTATGAAGAAATAATTCAGATATGTGGCATGATATTGGAAAATCAAGCTTATTCTTGCGCAGAGTATGAAATGAAAAACTGGAGCTTATTATTACCAATGGAATATATTTTTGAAGATTTTATAGCCGGCTATGTTCAAAAGTATTTTAGTGGCACATTCAAAGTAGAACCTCAGAAATCAGATCTTTACCTGCATACCAATCCTAACACGTTCAATCTTCAGCATGACATCCTGCTCACAAACAAAAAAACTGGGGAACAGATAATTATTGATACCAAGTATAAACCCCGATGGAACTTGGAAAAAAGCGATTCAAAGAAGGGAATAGCTCAATCCGATATGTATCAAATGATCAGTTATGCCTACAGGCGAGGAACAAATAAAGTACTGCTTATCTATCCAAATACCTCTAATGAATTGGCAGAAGATCACACGTTTTTGATTAATAAAGGTACTAAGGATGAAACTATTAACATCAAAGCAATAGACGTGCCTTTCTGGTCAATTACTGGTCATCCATATGTTGAAGAAAAGCTAAAAATTAAATTAAGAGATGTATTATTTAATGAGTTATGA